One region of Streptomyces sp. CG4 genomic DNA includes:
- a CDS encoding enediyne biosynthesis protein UnbU: MTTDHTCAVDTGKPCAPCRRSKALRRFAMSITAATVLGHTVLGFEQAYATPLFSVLAAVLTELLLETVEAWGLRRPVRYRRPLGEAVDFLLPAYIGGLACAMLLYANSRIWPTLLAAIVGVSSKYLFRVRVMGKARHVLNPSNFGIVSVLLLFPWVGIAPPYEFTEWLNGWWGAVPPSVVLVLGTLLNGKLTGKLPLILGWAGGFAAQALLRGAVTDVSTVSALLPMTGTAFVLFTNYMITDPGTSPWRRRNQVVFGATIAAAYGVLVQLHIVFGLFFALVTACVLRAALLAFLSARGGSSIPAPRQEAEQADAQDARATAASGAGAAVADAS; encoded by the coding sequence ATGACGACTGACCACACCTGCGCCGTCGACACCGGCAAGCCCTGCGCCCCGTGCCGGCGCAGCAAGGCGCTGCGCCGCTTCGCGATGTCCATCACGGCCGCCACCGTGCTCGGCCACACCGTCCTCGGCTTCGAACAGGCCTATGCCACCCCGCTGTTCTCCGTCCTGGCCGCGGTGCTCACCGAGCTGCTCCTGGAAACGGTCGAGGCATGGGGCCTACGGCGCCCGGTCCGGTACCGGCGGCCGCTCGGCGAAGCCGTCGACTTCCTGCTGCCCGCCTACATCGGGGGCCTGGCCTGCGCGATGCTGCTGTACGCCAACAGCCGCATCTGGCCTACGCTGCTGGCCGCGATCGTCGGTGTGTCCAGCAAGTACCTGTTCCGGGTCCGGGTGATGGGCAAGGCCCGGCACGTCCTCAACCCCAGCAACTTCGGCATCGTTTCGGTCCTGCTGCTGTTCCCGTGGGTGGGCATCGCACCGCCGTACGAGTTCACCGAGTGGCTGAACGGCTGGTGGGGGGCGGTTCCGCCGTCGGTGGTGCTGGTCCTCGGCACCCTGCTGAACGGCAAGCTGACCGGCAAACTCCCGCTGATCCTCGGCTGGGCGGGCGGCTTCGCGGCGCAGGCACTGCTGCGGGGCGCGGTCACCGACGTCTCCACCGTGAGCGCCCTGCTGCCGATGACCGGCACGGCCTTCGTGCTGTTCACCAACTACATGATCACCGATCCGGGCACCTCGCCGTGGCGCCGCCGCAACCAGGTCGTCTTCGGCGCGACCATCGCCGCGGCGTACGGCGTGCTCGTGCAACTGCACATCGTCTTCGGCCTGTTCTTCGCCCTGGTCACCGCCTGCGTGCTGCGCGCGGCCCTGCTGGCCTTCCTCTCGGCGCGCGGCGGCAGCAGCATCCCGGCCCCGCGCCAGGAGGCAGAACAGGCCGACGCCCAGGACGCCCGTGCCACGGCCGCTTCCGGCGCCGGTGCCGCGGTCGCCGACGCGTCCTGA
- a CDS encoding SDR family NAD(P)-dependent oxidoreductase yields MSPYEKAGAAAHDGIAVVGMACRYPDADDPAQLWDLVLRKRRAFRRLPAERLAVEDYADPTRRDPDSIYGTRAALLEGWHFDRGAFRVPGAVHRATDPAHWLALETAARALEDAGAPGGAGLDRDRVAVVMGNTLTGEVTRARSMRLRWPYVRAVLDGVLAEEGLTGAQREKVLARTAERYLEPFPAPDDEFLAGGLANTIAGRICNQFDFHGGGFTVDGACASSLLAVTTACGRLREGSVDLVLAGGVDISLDPFELVGFARLGALAEDRMRIYDKEATGFLPGEGCGVVALMRSRDAAAAGMPVYAEIRGWGISSDGAGGITRPDRRGQLLALRRAYAHAEADPAATGLLEGHGTGTAVGDAIELQALCALRAGSPRPAALGSIKANIGHTKAAAGLAGLIKACLSVHGGVLPPTTGCDHPRDELVGDGAVLRILADPTEWQPGPRVAGVSAFGFGGINTHVVLSEPRQPKPRAVTLPAVPRARRADPEQELILLSSDSPGELSDRLRRLARLAPRLCDAELHDLACAWGRAPHPGPVRAALIAASPEQLARRAETAAAALAESGPGTLVRRPGVWAGNACPGRVTLLFPGQGAPLPAGPGALGADLAEEEASGFPLAHELQPPFAHGPRAVADTAAAQSVVHRASLTGLRWLQKLGVRAEAALGHSLGEYAALVWAGCLDARESLELVDRRGRTMAELCAPGTGMLALTVDAAAAEELCRGTSLVVAAYNGPLAHVVAGPAGELAALARRAAERGIDALPLPVAHAFHSPAVAAAAEKFAPLVRATGWAAPRGTLLSGVTGGVCRAGGAELQDLLCAQMTAPVRFWEAVRAAADRTDLFCETGPGRGLAALAAPSGVPTVSLDVGAAGPGPRAQTAAALFACGALASAEALFEGRESRPVNPWRERVFISNPCARPAPGPGTAPAEPSASAEPSASAGPFASVPAERAASAEPPVRDEPAVPTQPFTFAQPFTSVRPEPFVRSEPSLEPEQPVPAQPFPPPDPDEPVGHPSGEDVADIVLRLVARATEFEPTALAPDQRLLSDLHLSSLKVTQLVAEAARAADREPPAAPLTMADASLAEIVEVVRALPGAGSGAGPDTIVPGVAPWIRCFAEQLRPVAPPAPDPADRPGRVTVAAPRGSAPGTFRLPAGEPAGRAELVYVPDAAAPEGLAGLLGAARSALAGGGRLVLVTHGSGLSGFAGSLYQEHPELGITVLRVPPTETGLAAAAAVAGAEPGVLRELVVREDGSCAEPVAMPLPEPDAGAEPVLGAGDVLLVSGGGKGLGFEAAAAFARTTGVALALLGRGDPARDAALRRNLERLAELGATVRYQRADLTDPHATAHAVAEVQRELGPVTAVLHAAGINQPRRFADLTETDVRAHLAPKTAGLAHLLAAVDRGRLRLLIGFGSVIGRYGLAGECHYALANGRLRQMLQDEARDLPDCRTLVLDWSVWAGVGMGERLGVLDQLARNDVTPIPVEQGLDLLLRLAAARGLPTAVAVHGRMGLPPSPLPVDAFGTAARFLTRPRIHYPGVELVVDNVLTEATDPYLRDHRIDGLPVLPAVVGLEAMAQAASVLAGRALRRCREVTFEQPVTPASGAPRVLRLCALAEDGAVTVALRSDETAFGADHFRAVFPLPDDDDTVPAGDAPALPPVTGDDPEVPAADLYGPLYFHTGRFRRVERLAGLRARQVRARLGQAVEADWFAGGLAQGLLLGSPGRNDATIHALQACVPGRRLLPVGCEEFQAAAPGPAGADGDVTVHARERWSEAGAYAWDVEAVDGGGRVLVRWRGLRLLDVGPLPRRERWTRPLLAVHLERGALTLGLDPALTLGIESGPPRERTVPPVRPPHGTSRSHCGPLVLTATAPAGVAVDWQRIAAAEADGVRSALGAPYEGLWTQLRPALDEPDHALAARLWAVAECGAKAGCGPTAPLTVDGVFEDGWVRFRSGRSLVATAVVPAELAPEGVQAPGPGDGDGPGPVIAVAVMTGAGGTHVAAHHVQPPASGDAGRDEPRRERVLQ; encoded by the coding sequence TTGTCCCCGTACGAGAAGGCCGGTGCGGCAGCCCACGACGGCATCGCCGTCGTGGGCATGGCCTGCCGCTACCCCGATGCCGACGACCCCGCGCAGCTGTGGGACCTCGTCCTGCGCAAGCGGCGCGCGTTCCGGCGGCTGCCCGCGGAACGCCTCGCCGTCGAGGACTACGCCGACCCCACGCGCCGCGACCCGGACAGCATCTACGGGACCAGGGCCGCCCTGCTGGAGGGCTGGCACTTCGACCGGGGCGCCTTCCGGGTCCCCGGCGCGGTGCACCGAGCCACCGACCCCGCCCACTGGCTCGCGCTGGAGACCGCGGCCCGCGCGCTGGAGGACGCCGGGGCCCCCGGCGGCGCCGGCCTGGACCGGGACCGGGTCGCGGTGGTCATGGGCAACACCCTCACCGGCGAGGTCACCCGCGCCCGCTCCATGCGGCTGCGCTGGCCGTACGTACGGGCCGTGCTCGACGGCGTCCTGGCGGAGGAGGGACTCACCGGGGCACAGCGCGAGAAGGTGCTCGCCCGGACCGCCGAGCGCTACCTGGAGCCGTTCCCCGCGCCCGACGACGAGTTCCTGGCGGGCGGCCTCGCCAACACCATCGCCGGCCGGATCTGCAATCAGTTCGACTTCCACGGCGGCGGCTTCACCGTGGACGGTGCCTGCGCCTCCTCGCTGCTCGCCGTGACCACGGCCTGCGGGCGGCTGCGCGAGGGGAGCGTCGACCTGGTGCTGGCCGGCGGCGTGGACATCAGCCTCGACCCGTTCGAACTCGTCGGGTTCGCGCGGCTCGGCGCGCTGGCCGAGGACCGGATGCGGATCTACGACAAGGAGGCCACCGGCTTCCTGCCCGGCGAGGGATGCGGGGTCGTTGCCCTGATGCGCAGCCGGGACGCGGCCGCCGCGGGCATGCCCGTCTACGCCGAGATCCGGGGCTGGGGCATCTCCTCGGACGGCGCGGGCGGCATCACCCGCCCCGATCGGCGGGGCCAGCTCCTGGCGCTGCGCCGGGCCTACGCCCACGCGGAGGCCGACCCGGCCGCCACCGGGCTGCTGGAGGGCCACGGAACCGGTACGGCGGTGGGCGACGCGATCGAACTGCAGGCGCTGTGCGCGCTGCGCGCCGGGTCCCCGCGGCCGGCCGCGCTCGGATCGATCAAGGCCAACATCGGCCACACCAAGGCCGCGGCCGGACTGGCCGGCCTGATCAAGGCGTGTCTGAGCGTGCACGGCGGCGTGCTGCCGCCGACCACGGGATGCGACCACCCCCGGGACGAACTCGTCGGCGACGGCGCGGTGTTGCGGATCCTCGCCGACCCGACGGAGTGGCAGCCCGGGCCGCGCGTCGCCGGGGTGAGCGCCTTCGGGTTCGGCGGCATCAACACCCATGTGGTGCTGAGCGAACCCCGGCAGCCGAAGCCGCGAGCCGTCACCCTCCCTGCTGTGCCGCGCGCCCGCAGGGCCGACCCGGAGCAGGAGCTGATCCTGCTCAGCTCGGACAGCCCCGGGGAACTGTCGGACCGGCTGCGACGCCTGGCACGGCTGGCGCCGCGGCTGTGCGACGCCGAACTCCACGACCTCGCCTGCGCCTGGGGCCGCGCGCCCCACCCCGGCCCGGTCCGCGCCGCCCTGATCGCCGCATCCCCCGAGCAGCTCGCCCGGCGCGCCGAGACCGCCGCGGCCGCACTCGCCGAGTCCGGGCCGGGCACGCTGGTCCGGCGCCCCGGCGTGTGGGCCGGGAACGCCTGCCCCGGCCGGGTCACCCTGCTGTTCCCGGGCCAGGGGGCCCCGCTGCCCGCAGGGCCGGGTGCGCTCGGCGCCGACCTGGCCGAGGAGGAGGCGAGCGGGTTTCCCCTCGCCCACGAACTCCAGCCACCCTTCGCCCACGGACCCCGCGCGGTCGCCGACACGGCCGCCGCCCAGTCGGTCGTGCACCGGGCCTCGCTGACGGGCCTGCGGTGGCTTCAGAAGCTCGGCGTACGGGCCGAGGCGGCGCTCGGGCACAGCCTGGGCGAGTACGCCGCGCTCGTCTGGGCCGGCTGTCTGGACGCGCGGGAGAGCCTGGAACTGGTGGACCGGCGCGGCCGGACCATGGCCGAACTCTGCGCTCCCGGCACGGGAATGCTGGCGCTGACCGTCGACGCCGCGGCCGCCGAGGAGCTGTGCCGGGGCACCTCGCTGGTGGTCGCCGCGTACAACGGGCCGCTGGCCCATGTGGTCGCCGGACCCGCCGGTGAACTGGCCGCACTGGCCCGGCGCGCGGCCGAGCGCGGGATCGACGCGCTGCCGCTGCCCGTGGCGCACGCCTTCCACTCGCCCGCCGTCGCCGCCGCGGCGGAGAAGTTCGCGCCCCTGGTCCGCGCCACCGGATGGGCGGCGCCCCGGGGCACGCTGCTCTCCGGCGTGACCGGCGGCGTCTGCCGCGCAGGGGGAGCGGAGCTGCAGGACCTGCTGTGTGCGCAGATGACGGCACCGGTGCGGTTCTGGGAGGCAGTCCGCGCGGCCGCCGACCGCACGGACCTGTTCTGCGAGACCGGCCCCGGCCGCGGCCTCGCGGCCCTGGCCGCCCCCAGCGGCGTGCCCACGGTGTCCCTGGACGTCGGGGCGGCGGGCCCGGGGCCGCGCGCGCAGACCGCGGCCGCGCTCTTCGCCTGCGGTGCGCTCGCCTCGGCCGAGGCACTGTTCGAGGGCCGCGAGAGCCGCCCCGTGAACCCGTGGCGGGAGCGGGTGTTCATCAGCAACCCCTGCGCCCGGCCCGCACCCGGCCCCGGTACCGCACCGGCCGAACCGTCCGCATCCGCCGAACCGTCCGCATCCGCCGGGCCGTTCGCTTCCGTGCCTGCCGAGCGGGCCGCGTCGGCCGAGCCGCCCGTACGCGACGAACCGGCGGTGCCCACCCAGCCGTTCACCTTCGCCCAGCCGTTCACCTCAGTACGGCCCGAACCTTTCGTACGGTCCGAACCTTCCCTAGAGCCTGAACAACCCGTCCCCGCCCAGCCGTTCCCGCCCCCCGATCCTGACGAACCCGTCGGCCACCCGTCCGGGGAGGACGTCGCCGACATCGTGCTGCGCCTGGTCGCCCGGGCCACGGAGTTCGAGCCGACGGCGCTCGCGCCGGACCAGCGGCTGCTCAGCGACCTCCACCTGTCGTCGCTGAAGGTCACCCAGCTGGTCGCCGAGGCCGCCCGCGCGGCGGATCGCGAGCCCCCGGCCGCGCCGCTGACCATGGCGGACGCGTCGCTCGCCGAGATCGTCGAGGTGGTGCGCGCGCTCCCCGGAGCCGGCAGCGGCGCGGGGCCGGACACGATCGTCCCCGGGGTCGCGCCCTGGATCCGCTGCTTCGCCGAGCAACTGCGTCCCGTCGCCCCGCCCGCCCCGGACCCCGCCGACCGTCCGGGCCGGGTCACCGTCGCGGCACCTCGGGGATCGGCGCCCGGCACCTTCCGGCTGCCGGCCGGTGAGCCGGCGGGCCGGGCCGAGCTGGTGTACGTGCCCGACGCGGCGGCGCCGGAGGGGCTCGCCGGGCTCCTCGGCGCGGCCCGCTCGGCCCTCGCCGGTGGCGGTCGGCTCGTCCTGGTCACCCACGGTTCGGGCCTGTCCGGCTTCGCGGGCAGCCTGTACCAGGAACACCCGGAGCTCGGCATCACCGTGCTCCGGGTGCCGCCGACCGAGACGGGCCTGGCGGCCGCGGCAGCCGTCGCGGGCGCCGAGCCCGGGGTGCTGCGGGAGCTGGTGGTGCGCGAGGACGGCAGCTGCGCCGAGCCGGTCGCCATGCCGCTGCCCGAACCGGACGCCGGCGCCGAACCGGTGCTCGGCGCGGGGGACGTCCTGCTGGTCAGCGGCGGCGGCAAGGGGCTGGGCTTCGAGGCCGCCGCCGCGTTCGCCCGTACGACGGGTGTCGCGCTCGCCCTGCTCGGCCGCGGTGATCCGGCCCGGGACGCGGCGCTGCGGCGGAACCTGGAACGGCTCGCCGAACTCGGCGCCACGGTCCGCTACCAGCGGGCGGACCTCACCGACCCGCACGCCACCGCGCACGCGGTCGCCGAGGTGCAGCGCGAACTGGGCCCGGTCACCGCCGTGCTGCACGCCGCCGGGATCAACCAGCCGCGGCGCTTCGCCGACCTCACCGAGACCGACGTACGGGCACACCTGGCACCGAAGACAGCGGGTCTGGCCCATCTGCTGGCCGCGGTGGACCGCGGCCGGCTGCGCCTGCTGATCGGATTCGGCTCGGTGATCGGCCGCTACGGACTGGCGGGCGAGTGCCACTACGCGCTCGCCAACGGCCGGCTGCGCCAGATGCTCCAGGACGAGGCCCGCGACCTGCCCGACTGCCGCACCCTGGTCCTCGACTGGTCGGTGTGGGCCGGCGTGGGCATGGGGGAACGGCTCGGTGTGCTGGACCAGTTGGCCCGCAACGACGTCACACCGATCCCCGTGGAGCAGGGCCTGGACCTGTTGCTGCGGCTGGCCGCCGCCCGGGGCCTGCCCACGGCGGTGGCCGTGCACGGGCGCATGGGACTGCCGCCGAGCCCGCTGCCCGTGGACGCGTTCGGCACCGCGGCCCGGTTCCTGACGCGCCCGCGCATCCACTACCCGGGCGTGGAACTCGTCGTGGACAACGTGCTGACCGAGGCCACCGACCCGTATCTGCGCGACCACCGCATCGACGGGCTGCCGGTGCTGCCCGCCGTCGTCGGTCTGGAGGCGATGGCCCAGGCCGCCTCCGTACTGGCGGGCCGGGCGCTGCGCCGCTGCCGCGAGGTGACGTTCGAGCAGCCCGTCACACCGGCGTCCGGCGCCCCACGCGTCCTGCGGCTGTGCGCGCTCGCCGAGGACGGCGCCGTCACCGTGGCCCTGCGCAGCGACGAGACGGCGTTCGGAGCGGACCACTTCCGCGCCGTGTTCCCGCTGCCGGACGACGACGACACGGTGCCGGCGGGCGACGCGCCGGCCCTGCCGCCGGTGACCGGCGACGACCCCGAGGTCCCGGCCGCGGACCTCTACGGGCCGCTCTACTTCCACACCGGCCGCTTCCGGCGGGTCGAACGGCTGGCCGGACTGCGGGCCCGGCAGGTCAGGGCCCGGCTGGGCCAGGCCGTCGAGGCGGACTGGTTCGCCGGGGGACTGGCCCAGGGCCTGCTCCTCGGCAGCCCCGGACGCAACGACGCGACCATCCACGCGCTGCAGGCCTGTGTCCCGGGCCGGCGGCTGCTGCCCGTGGGCTGCGAGGAGTTCCAGGCCGCGGCGCCGGGCCCGGCAGGCGCGGACGGAGATGTCACCGTGCACGCCCGGGAGCGCTGGTCCGAGGCCGGTGCGTACGCATGGGACGTCGAGGCCGTGGACGGGGGCGGGCGGGTCCTGGTCCGCTGGCGCGGGCTGCGGCTGCTGGACGTGGGCCCGCTGCCGCGCCGGGAGCGCTGGACCCGGCCGCTGCTCGCGGTGCACCTGGAACGGGGCGCGCTCACGCTCGGCCTGGACCCCGCCCTGACGCTCGGCATCGAGTCGGGCCCACCGCGGGAACGTACCGTCCCTCCGGTGCGGCCACCGCACGGGACCTCGCGCAGCCACTGCGGTCCGCTGGTCCTGACCGCCACGGCCCCGGCCGGGGTCGCCGTGGACTGGCAGCGGATCGCCGCCGCCGAGGCGGACGGGGTGCGCTCGGCGCTCGGCGCCCCCTACGAGGGGCTGTGGACGCAACTGCGGCCGGCGCTGGACGAACCGGACCACGCCCTCGCGGCACGGCTGTGGGCGGTGGCCGAGTGCGGCGCCAAAGCGGGGTGCGGCCCCACCGCGCCGCTGACCGTGGACGGGGTCTTCGAGGACGGCTGGGTCCGTTTCCGCAGCGGGCGTTCGCTCGTCGCGACCGCGGTGGTCCCGGCCGAGCTGGCGCCCGAGGGCGTGCAGGCACCGGGGCCGGGCGACGGCGACGGGCCGGGCCCGGTGATCGCCGTGGCCGTGATGACAGGAGCGGGAGGCACACATGTGGCAGCGCACCACGTACAACCACCGGCATCTGGTGATGCTGGAAGAGACGAACCTCGTCGGGAACGTGTACTTCAGTAA
- a CDS encoding acyl-CoA thioesterase: MWQRTTYNHRHLVMLEETNLVGNVYFSNYFLWQGHCRERFLAERAPGVLRALHEDFAMVTVSSRCDFFAELYAVDEVEVRMSLGAREANKVTMFFDYYRLRDRTAQLVARGEQTIACMRRTAEGMEPMDVPEELAAALRPYEREPALAVARSV; this comes from the coding sequence ATGTGGCAGCGCACCACGTACAACCACCGGCATCTGGTGATGCTGGAAGAGACGAACCTCGTCGGGAACGTGTACTTCAGTAACTACTTCCTGTGGCAGGGGCATTGCCGCGAACGCTTCCTGGCCGAGCGGGCACCGGGAGTGCTCAGGGCCCTGCACGAGGACTTCGCCATGGTCACCGTCTCCAGCCGCTGTGACTTCTTCGCCGAGCTGTACGCCGTCGACGAGGTGGAGGTGCGGATGTCGCTCGGCGCCCGCGAGGCGAACAAGGTCACCATGTTCTTCGACTACTACCGGCTGCGGGACCGGACGGCCCAGCTGGTGGCCCGGGGAGAGCAGACCATCGCCTGCATGCGGCGCACCGCCGAGGGGATGGAGCCGATGGACGTACCCGAGGAACTCGCCGCGGCGCTGCGCCCCTACGAGCGGGAACCCGCCCTGGCGGTGGCCCGGAGTGTCTGA
- a CDS encoding NAD(P)-binding domain-containing protein — MSEGDVRPGRAAAAAPLPVCTAVVGCGRMGSALLQAALRQGLPVRAGVREHRRRRPGVPPEVVQLAPREAAAAAELVVLAVPPGEPLRQVAEQLAPVLAGKVVLELSNPAMPRRDMPAPRGPWGPSEAELLARRLPRARVAKALNTVSAKALSRLGPAPGGEWRRPSVPVAVDDPSAQRLVCAWVEALGFEAVPAGPLTHARSLEHLAQLLCHIDAQSGRTGLVGCRILRP; from the coding sequence GTGTCTGAAGGGGACGTCCGCCCCGGCCGTGCCGCCGCGGCCGCGCCGCTGCCCGTCTGCACCGCCGTGGTGGGCTGCGGACGCATGGGGTCCGCGCTGCTGCAGGCCGCGCTCCGGCAGGGCCTTCCGGTACGGGCCGGGGTGCGCGAACACCGGCGCAGACGGCCCGGTGTGCCGCCGGAGGTGGTGCAGCTGGCGCCCCGGGAAGCCGCGGCGGCGGCCGAGCTGGTGGTGCTCGCGGTGCCGCCGGGCGAGCCGCTGCGGCAGGTGGCGGAGCAGCTGGCACCGGTGCTGGCCGGCAAGGTGGTGCTGGAGCTGTCCAACCCCGCGATGCCCCGGCGGGACATGCCCGCACCGCGTGGGCCCTGGGGGCCGAGCGAGGCGGAGCTGCTGGCCCGGCGGCTGCCCCGGGCACGGGTGGCGAAGGCGCTGAACACGGTATCGGCCAAGGCCCTGAGCCGACTTGGGCCCGCGCCCGGCGGGGAGTGGCGCCGGCCGAGCGTACCCGTCGCCGTGGACGATCCGTCGGCGCAGCGACTGGTCTGCGCCTGGGTGGAGGCGCTCGGCTTCGAGGCGGTGCCGGCGGGACCCCTCACCCATGCCCGCTCGCTGGAGCATCTGGCCCAACTGCTGTGCCACATCGACGCGCAGTCGGGGCGTACGGGGCTGGTGGGATGCCGGATCCTGCGCCCCTGA
- a CDS encoding alpha/beta fold hydrolase, producing the protein MCGTPESDCREADARTVVRLLMPAPHGPLAGVEVRRPGPSGPHWDGSRVALVSGAGGAKEDFLPLMHRLVEAGHRLFAVDLCGQNETPGPDDPAAYGIDAQATDLAVAMTAACARKPVHLVGHGAGALVAATAVLQARSRERFAPSTYGSLTLVAPCWDAPLTAGDVASADWEPLVARQHRGGTLTDERRALIRQRLARSHPMSMEHLAAAAAAPDLVAALRADGIRMLVVGGAEDPLVPVDRTRELARHLGARHSVVPGAGHLPHHDNPDALAAALTAFWAEDEVRSSRPPAAHQAAAT; encoded by the coding sequence ATGTGTGGAACGCCCGAGTCCGATTGCCGGGAAGCCGATGCGCGGACGGTCGTCCGCCTGCTGATGCCCGCCCCGCACGGTCCGCTCGCCGGCGTCGAGGTCCGCCGCCCGGGTCCGTCCGGCCCCCACTGGGACGGCAGCAGAGTGGCGCTGGTGTCCGGAGCGGGAGGCGCCAAGGAGGACTTCCTGCCGCTGATGCACCGCCTGGTCGAGGCGGGACACCGGCTCTTCGCCGTGGACCTGTGCGGCCAGAACGAGACCCCTGGCCCCGACGATCCCGCCGCGTACGGCATCGACGCGCAGGCCACCGACCTGGCCGTCGCGATGACGGCGGCGTGTGCCCGCAAGCCCGTGCACCTCGTCGGCCACGGCGCGGGCGCCCTGGTGGCGGCCACCGCCGTGCTCCAGGCCCGCTCCCGGGAGCGGTTCGCACCGTCGACGTACGGCAGCCTCACCCTCGTCGCGCCCTGCTGGGACGCGCCCCTGACGGCCGGTGACGTGGCGTCGGCCGACTGGGAGCCGCTGGTGGCGCGGCAGCACCGCGGCGGCACCCTGACCGACGAGCGTCGTGCCCTGATCCGGCAGCGGCTGGCCCGCAGCCACCCGATGAGCATGGAGCACCTCGCCGCGGCCGCCGCCGCACCGGATCTCGTCGCCGCGCTGCGCGCCGACGGCATCCGGATGCTGGTGGTGGGCGGCGCGGAGGACCCGCTGGTCCCGGTGGACCGCACCCGGGAACTGGCCCGGCACCTCGGCGCGCGCCACAGTGTCGTCCCCGGAGCCGGACATCTGCCCCACCACGACAACCCCGACGCCCTCGCCGCGGCTCTGACGGCGTTCTGGGCCGAGGACGAGGTGCGCTCGTCCCGCCCGCCCGCGGCTCACCAGGCCGCCGCGACGTGA
- a CDS encoding carboxymuconolactone decarboxylase family protein, producing the protein MPHIELGNDLPGIVSLFAFRPETAAPLSELAEVLLRGPSALDRGERELIAARVSHLNSCSFCTDCHAAFAAAQLDQGLPLVDQVRTEPASAPVSEKLKALLAVADAVHKSGRDVTDEHIRTARSAGATDTEIHDTVLIAAAFCMFNRYVDGLATTLPDRPGAYTEMAEHITTHGYRSAVPLQP; encoded by the coding sequence ATGCCGCACATCGAGCTCGGCAATGACCTGCCCGGGATCGTGTCGCTGTTCGCCTTCCGGCCCGAGACGGCGGCACCGCTCAGCGAGCTGGCCGAGGTCCTGCTGCGCGGGCCCAGCGCCCTGGACCGGGGCGAGCGGGAGCTGATCGCCGCCCGGGTCTCCCACCTCAACAGCTGCTCCTTCTGCACCGACTGCCACGCCGCGTTCGCCGCCGCCCAACTGGACCAGGGGCTGCCCCTGGTCGACCAGGTCCGCACCGAACCGGCCAGCGCGCCCGTCTCCGAAAAGCTCAAGGCGCTGCTCGCCGTGGCCGACGCGGTCCACAAGAGCGGCCGCGACGTCACCGACGAGCACATCAGGACCGCCCGCTCCGCCGGGGCGACGGACACGGAGATCCACGACACCGTGCTGATCGCGGCGGCGTTCTGCATGTTCAACCGCTACGTCGACGGCCTGGCCACCACTCTCCCCGACCGGCCCGGCGCGTACACCGAGATGGCGGAGCACATCACCACGCACGGTTACCGCAGCGCCGTACCCCTCCAGCCCTGA
- a CDS encoding cobalamin-independent methionine synthase II family protein: protein MSIPTEPIGSIPRPRDLQQALGEHAQGRLDDKELTALQERATADTLARLEALGCPVLVDGEQAKPSFATYPIAGLAALAPDGAVIPFADGHVRQLPHLTAGPFRYQVRAESYLRDALRHTDRPLKQAVIAPSALSLLYPAEPLAGYSREAFLSDLADEAEADIRGCLEAGAHVVQLDFTEGRLSLKLDPSGALLDDFIALNNEVLGRFGEAERARLGVHTCPGGDHDSTHSLDVDYAGLLPKLFQLRVGNFYVQLASEADPERVLGIIADQLRPGIRVFVGVTDPIDPRVETAEEVRDRVLLAAQHIPVDQLGTCDDCGFSPFADDTSTSRDLAFAKIDARVRGTALAAEALGVPLDVR from the coding sequence ATGAGCATCCCCACGGAACCGATCGGCAGCATCCCCCGCCCTCGCGACCTGCAACAGGCCCTCGGTGAGCACGCCCAAGGCCGGTTGGACGACAAAGAGCTGACAGCGCTTCAGGAACGGGCGACGGCGGACACGCTCGCCCGCCTCGAGGCGCTGGGCTGCCCCGTCCTCGTCGACGGCGAGCAGGCCAAGCCCAGCTTCGCCACCTACCCGATCGCGGGCCTGGCCGCCCTCGCGCCGGACGGCGCCGTCATCCCGTTCGCCGACGGTCACGTCCGGCAGCTGCCGCACCTGACCGCGGGGCCGTTCCGCTACCAGGTGCGCGCGGAGTCGTATCTGCGCGACGCCCTGCGGCACACCGACCGCCCCCTCAAGCAAGCGGTCATCGCGCCCTCGGCGCTCAGCCTGCTCTACCCGGCCGAGCCCCTCGCGGGGTACTCCCGCGAGGCGTTCCTGAGCGACCTGGCCGACGAGGCGGAGGCCGACATCCGCGGCTGCCTGGAGGCGGGCGCGCACGTGGTCCAGCTCGACTTCACCGAGGGCCGTCTCTCCCTCAAGCTCGATCCGAGCGGCGCTCTCCTCGACGACTTCATCGCCCTCAACAACGAGGTGCTCGGCCGGTTCGGCGAGGCGGAGCGGGCCCGCCTCGGGGTGCACACCTGCCCCGGCGGCGACCACGACTCCACCCACAGCCTGGACGTCGACTACGCCGGACTGCTGCCCAAGCTCTTCCAGCTGCGGGTGGGCAACTTCTACGTCCAGCTGGCTAGCGAGGCCGACCCCGAGCGGGTCCTCGGCATCATCGCCGATCAACTGCGGCCCGGCATCCGGGTGTTCGTCGGGGTGACCGATCCCATCGATCCCCGGGTGGAGACCGCGGAGGAGGTACGCGACCGGGTGCTGCTCGCGGCCCAGCACATCCCGGTGGACCAGCTGGGCACCTGCGACGACTGCGGCTTCTCGCCGTTCGCCGACGACACGTCCACCTCACGCGACCTGGCCTTCGCCAAGATCGACGCCCGGGTGCGGGGAACCGCCCTGGCCGCCGAGGCGCTGGGCGTTCCGCTGGACGTGCGGTAG